The following coding sequences lie in one Corallococcus macrosporus genomic window:
- a CDS encoding kelch repeat-containing protein, whose protein sequence is MDHAAALLADGRVLVMGGTGNDGEVTTAEVYDPATNTWTATGSLAVVRRFHTATLLNNGQVLVVGGTGSSGNVALAELYDPATGTWSATGSLNQARYSHTATLLPNGKVLVAGGYGRYPPGVPMENVPTALATAELYDPATGTWTPTGSLPNIRYDHQATLLPNGKVLVVGGRSLSTSNTSFYASALLYTPATGTWAATGALPHYRDAPALTLLPDGRVLAAGGGGPTGTVYATAVAYNPATGTWAATAATGLQGRTQHTATPLPNGRVLLVGGATTSGSDLAGNIVRRAEVYDPATGASLTGWLTQARAFHTATKLLDGRVLVAGGLLPGGYRLSTSEVYDPATGSWTATPSLAEARQLHTATPLSDGRVLLAGGQGPNGPIASAELHDPVTHTASTTGALAQARSSHTATPLSDGRVLVTGGLGSSGPLATCELYDPATGTWSPTGPLAQARSAHTATVLMDGRVLVTGGLGPSAPLATSEVFDPATGTWTVTGALAAARASHTATLLPNGKVLLAGGRSATAPLATAQLYDPATGVWTATGALAAARSSHTATLLPNGKVLVAGGAGASAPLATAQLYEPATGVWTATGSLAVARSQHTATLLPDGTVLVAGGKGATEVLPGTEVLTPAVGTWRFLSPLAQSRTAHTATLLPDGKVLMAGGSGPSGALISFQEYDPAAGAWAATGSLAQARRFHTATRLSNGKVLVVGGQGPSGALASAELYDPVTGTWTATGSLAQARYSHTATLLVTGGVLVVGGFGTARLATAEVYDPDTGVWTAAGSLTTARYLHTATQLFGSPQVLVVGGSGPSGPLATAQLYDAETGTWSTTGSLTGARHTHSATLVPGLPSWNLLVVGGYGSAALATAERYNPATGTWTAVGSVTQARYAHGATLQTSGGVLVMGGTGASGALATAEHFTPGTAQTLGRPAAGLVQARSQFVETRMPDGKVLVVGGTGTAGILGTAEVYDPALPAWSSTGSLIQARRSHTATLLANGRLLVVGGENSTAAPYLASAELY, encoded by the coding sequence ATGGATCACGCAGCGGCGCTGCTGGCCGACGGCCGGGTGCTCGTGATGGGCGGCACGGGGAACGACGGCGAGGTCACCACGGCCGAGGTGTATGACCCGGCCACCAACACGTGGACCGCCACCGGCTCGCTCGCGGTGGTCCGCCGTTTCCACACGGCGACCTTGCTGAACAACGGTCAGGTGCTTGTGGTGGGCGGGACGGGGAGCAGCGGCAACGTCGCGCTCGCGGAGCTGTACGACCCGGCCACCGGGACGTGGTCCGCCACCGGTTCGCTCAACCAGGCCCGCTACTCGCACACCGCGACGCTGCTGCCCAACGGCAAGGTGCTGGTGGCGGGCGGCTACGGCCGCTACCCCCCGGGCGTCCCCATGGAGAACGTCCCCACGGCGCTGGCCACGGCCGAGCTGTACGACCCGGCCACCGGCACGTGGACCCCCACCGGCTCGCTTCCCAACATCCGCTACGACCACCAGGCGACGCTGCTGCCCAATGGCAAGGTGCTGGTCGTGGGCGGGCGGTCGCTGAGCACGTCCAACACGAGCTTCTACGCTTCGGCCCTGCTCTACACCCCGGCGACCGGCACCTGGGCCGCGACCGGCGCGCTCCCGCACTACCGCGACGCTCCGGCGCTGACGCTGCTGCCGGATGGCCGGGTGCTCGCGGCGGGCGGGGGAGGCCCCACCGGGACCGTCTACGCCACCGCCGTGGCGTACAACCCGGCCACCGGCACCTGGGCCGCCACCGCCGCCACGGGTCTCCAGGGTCGCACCCAGCACACGGCGACGCCGCTGCCCAATGGCCGGGTGCTCCTCGTGGGCGGAGCCACGACGAGCGGCTCCGACCTCGCCGGCAACATCGTCAGGCGTGCCGAGGTGTATGATCCGGCGACTGGCGCCTCCCTCACCGGATGGCTCACGCAGGCTCGCGCCTTCCACACGGCGACGAAGCTGCTCGATGGCCGGGTGCTCGTGGCGGGAGGGCTGCTCCCCGGCGGCTACCGCCTCTCCACCTCCGAGGTGTACGACCCGGCCACCGGCTCCTGGACCGCCACGCCGTCACTCGCCGAGGCCCGTCAGCTCCACACGGCGACGCCCCTCTCCGATGGCCGCGTGCTCCTGGCGGGAGGGCAGGGCCCCAACGGCCCCATCGCCAGCGCCGAGCTGCACGACCCGGTCACCCACACCGCGTCCACCACCGGCGCGCTCGCCCAGGCCCGCTCCAGCCACACGGCGACGCCGCTCTCCGATGGCCGCGTGCTCGTCACCGGGGGCCTGGGCTCCAGCGGTCCGCTCGCGACCTGCGAGCTGTATGACCCCGCGACCGGCACCTGGAGTCCCACGGGGCCGCTCGCGCAGGCGCGCAGCGCTCACACGGCGACGGTGCTGATGGACGGCCGCGTCCTCGTCACGGGAGGGCTGGGCCCCAGCGCGCCCCTCGCGACCTCCGAGGTGTTCGACCCGGCCACCGGCACCTGGACGGTGACGGGCGCCCTGGCCGCGGCCCGCGCCAGTCACACGGCGACGCTGCTGCCCAACGGCAAGGTGCTGCTCGCGGGCGGCAGGAGCGCCACCGCCCCGTTGGCCACCGCCCAGCTCTACGACCCGGCCACCGGCGTCTGGACGGCGACGGGCGCACTGGCCGCGGCCCGCTCCAGTCACACCGCGACGCTGCTGCCCAACGGCAAGGTGCTGGTGGCGGGAGGCGCGGGCGCCAGTGCCCCGCTGGCCACCGCGCAGCTCTACGAGCCGGCCACCGGCGTCTGGACGGCGACGGGATCGCTGGCCGTGGCGCGCTCCCAGCACACCGCGACGCTGCTGCCGGACGGCACGGTGCTCGTGGCGGGCGGCAAGGGCGCCACCGAAGTCCTTCCCGGCACGGAGGTGCTGACCCCCGCGGTGGGCACCTGGCGCTTCCTGTCCCCGCTCGCGCAGTCCCGCACCGCCCACACGGCGACGCTGTTGCCCGACGGCAAGGTGCTCATGGCGGGCGGCTCGGGCCCCAGCGGCGCGCTGATCAGCTTCCAGGAGTACGACCCGGCCGCTGGCGCCTGGGCCGCCACCGGCTCGCTCGCGCAGGCCCGCCGCTTCCATACGGCGACGCGGTTGAGCAACGGCAAGGTGCTCGTGGTGGGCGGTCAGGGCCCCAGCGGCGCCCTCGCGAGCGCGGAGCTCTATGACCCGGTCACCGGGACGTGGACCGCCACCGGCTCGCTCGCCCAGGCCCGCTACTCCCACACCGCGACGCTGCTGGTGACGGGCGGGGTGCTGGTGGTGGGCGGATTCGGCACGGCCCGGCTCGCCACGGCGGAGGTGTACGACCCGGACACGGGCGTCTGGACCGCCGCGGGCTCGCTGACGACGGCCCGCTATCTCCATACCGCGACCCAGCTCTTCGGCTCGCCCCAGGTGCTGGTGGTGGGCGGCTCCGGGCCCAGCGGTCCGCTCGCCACGGCCCAGCTCTACGACGCGGAGACGGGCACCTGGAGCACGACGGGTTCCCTCACGGGGGCCCGCCACACCCACTCGGCGACCCTGGTTCCCGGTCTGCCTTCATGGAACCTCCTGGTGGTGGGCGGATATGGCTCCGCGGCCCTGGCCACGGCCGAGCGGTACAACCCGGCCACGGGCACCTGGACCGCCGTGGGCTCCGTCACCCAGGCGCGCTACGCCCATGGTGCGACCCTCCAGACCAGCGGCGGGGTGCTCGTGATGGGCGGGACGGGTGCCAGCGGTGCCCTCGCCACGGCCGAGCACTTCACGCCGGGCACCGCGCAGACGCTCGGGCGGCCCGCGGCGGGGCTTGTTCAAGCCCGCTCCCAGTTCGTGGAGACGCGGATGCCCGACGGCAAGGTGCTCGTGGTGGGCGGAACGGGCACCGCCGGCATCCTCGGCACCGCCGAGGTCTATGACCCGGCCCTCCCGGCGTGGTCCAGCACCGGCTCGCTCATCCAGGCCCGCCGGAGCCACACAGCCACGCTGCTGGCCAATGGCAGACTGCTCGTGGTCGGGGGTGAGAACAGCACCGCCGCCCCCTATCTCGCCAGCGCGGAGCTGTACTGA
- a CDS encoding esterase/lipase family protein, producing MATRHRVYLVPGFFGFTQMGDKETERIAYFQNVPRLLEQRFQERGIDARVHAVASSPTSGLEARAHDVFREMARTANEDDAHLHLVGHSTGGLDARSVVSPRMAQEAPAFVKRVRSVVSLCTPHHGTPLASFFHQGNVGRTLLRYLWLFTFLTLHRKAMPLRTAALQACYWLVLRSEEAKLPPNLFNQIARLTAHLSENEREELIRFFSQVGENQALIGDLMPASLRTFNAQTPDREGVRYGCVVAGAPPPTLALRLLLTPDALLYGIFSFLYGRSAPLSRDLQIPERTEAQTRALQEAFGERFEAWSDGVVPSRSQVWGQVLHVATADHMDVTGHFDQPPEYISWLKSASHFQEPQFQTLWDRVIDFTVGRPVTVHPGT from the coding sequence ATGGCAACCCGGCACCGCGTCTATCTGGTCCCCGGCTTCTTTGGCTTCACGCAGATGGGTGACAAGGAAACGGAGCGCATCGCCTACTTCCAGAACGTCCCCCGGCTGCTCGAGCAGCGGTTCCAGGAGCGCGGCATCGACGCTCGGGTGCATGCCGTGGCCTCCTCCCCCACTTCCGGGCTGGAGGCGCGGGCGCATGACGTGTTCCGGGAGATGGCTCGGACCGCGAACGAGGACGACGCGCACCTGCACCTCGTCGGTCACTCCACGGGCGGGCTGGATGCACGCAGCGTCGTCTCACCGCGCATGGCCCAGGAGGCGCCGGCCTTCGTGAAGCGCGTGCGCTCCGTCGTGAGCCTCTGCACGCCGCATCACGGCACCCCGCTGGCCAGCTTCTTCCACCAGGGCAACGTGGGGAGGACGCTGCTGCGCTACCTGTGGCTCTTCACGTTCCTCACCCTGCACCGCAAGGCCATGCCCTTGCGCACCGCCGCGCTCCAGGCGTGCTACTGGCTCGTCCTGAGGAGTGAAGAGGCGAAGCTGCCGCCCAACCTCTTCAACCAGATTGCCCGGCTGACGGCGCACCTGTCCGAGAACGAGCGCGAAGAGCTGATCCGCTTCTTCAGCCAGGTGGGCGAGAACCAGGCGCTGATCGGTGACCTCATGCCCGCCAGCCTGCGGACCTTCAACGCGCAGACCCCCGACCGCGAGGGCGTGCGCTACGGCTGCGTCGTCGCGGGCGCGCCGCCGCCCACGCTGGCCCTCCGGCTGCTGCTCACCCCGGACGCGCTCCTCTACGGCATCTTCTCCTTCCTGTATGGGAGGAGCGCGCCCCTGTCCCGGGACCTCCAGATCCCCGAGCGCACCGAGGCGCAGACGCGGGCCCTCCAGGAGGCCTTTGGCGAGCGGTTCGAGGCCTGGAGCGACGGCGTCGTCCCGAGCCGCTCCCAGGTCTGGGGACAGGTCCTCCACGTCGCGACCGCGGACCACATGGACGTCACGGGCCACTTCGACCAGCCGCCCGAGTACATCAGCTGGCTGAAGTCGGCCTCCCACTTCCAGGAACCCCAATTCCAGACGCTGTGGGACCGGGTGATCGACTTCACGGTGGGCCGCCCGGTGACTGTTCACCCAGGCACCTGA
- a CDS encoding SEL1-like repeat protein — protein MSGAQGSAVRLSVGLCLLVGLLEGCATGGHAVSSSNTRQDGCAGGNAESCVSLAAQYMEGRGVLQDTRQAAALYEQACTDGVAESCNNLGIRYAKGSGVPQDAHRAAALFEQACTGGAVEGCFNLGLIHEEGNGVPQDAHRAAALFEQACTGGTVEGCVNLGLLYSKGRGVPQDERRAAALFEQACTGGAIAGCVHLGARYAKGSGVPQDERRATALFEQACTAGMAEGCFNLGFIHEEGRGVPRDARQAAVLYEQACTGGVAGGCLNLGLLHEDGRGVPRDELRAMALYEQACTSGMARACVHLGVRYAKGSGVPPDERRAAAFFERACTSGMAGGCFNLGLLHEKGRGVPQDEHRASALFEQACTGGVAEGCFNLGICYDKGHGVPRDERRAAALFEQACTGGVAEGCVHLGMHHEKGRGVPQDVGRAAALYAQACKAGVAEGCFNLGLRYGKGRGVPQDAGRAAALYAQACKGGVAAGCYALGLLHEEGLGVPQDEFRAAALQEQACKGGVADGCLNLGVRYAKGIGVPQDERRAAVIFEQACTGDVAEGCNALGVRYANGSGVPQDARRAADLFEKACTGGAAAGCFNVGLFYKQGQGRGGPDSASLASSYFEKACRAGLSEACAQR, from the coding sequence ATGTCAGGAGCGCAAGGAAGCGCGGTACGGCTGAGCGTCGGGCTTTGTCTCCTTGTCGGGCTGCTGGAGGGATGTGCCACGGGGGGGCACGCGGTCTCGTCTTCCAACACGCGCCAGGATGGCTGTGCGGGAGGGAATGCCGAAAGCTGCGTCTCCCTCGCCGCGCAATACATGGAAGGCCGTGGAGTGCTTCAGGACACGCGCCAGGCTGCGGCGCTGTATGAGCAGGCCTGCACGGACGGCGTGGCCGAGAGCTGCAACAACCTTGGCATTCGCTATGCGAAAGGCAGCGGAGTGCCCCAGGACGCGCACCGGGCTGCTGCGCTCTTCGAGCAGGCCTGCACGGGCGGAGCGGTCGAAGGTTGCTTCAACCTTGGCCTGATCCACGAGGAAGGCAACGGAGTGCCCCAGGACGCGCACCGGGCTGCTGCGCTCTTCGAGCAGGCCTGCACGGGTGGAACGGTCGAGGGGTGTGTCAATCTCGGCTTGCTCTACAGCAAGGGCCGTGGAGTACCTCAAGACGAGCGCCGGGCCGCGGCGCTCTTTGAGCAGGCCTGCACGGGCGGAGCAATCGCGGGTTGCGTCCACCTGGGCGCCCGCTATGCGAAAGGCAGCGGTGTGCCCCAGGACGAGCGCCGGGCCACGGCGCTCTTCGAGCAGGCCTGCACGGCCGGCATGGCCGAGGGCTGCTTCAATCTCGGCTTCATCCACGAGGAGGGGCGTGGTGTGCCCCGCGACGCGCGCCAGGCCGCGGTGCTCTATGAGCAGGCCTGCACGGGCGGCGTGGCCGGGGGGTGTCTCAACCTCGGTCTGCTCCACGAGGATGGCCGTGGAGTGCCCCGGGACGAGCTCCGGGCCATGGCGCTGTATGAGCAGGCCTGCACGAGCGGCATGGCCAGGGCTTGCGTTCACCTGGGCGTTCGCTACGCGAAAGGCAGCGGCGTGCCTCCGGACGAGCGCCGGGCCGCGGCGTTCTTTGAGCGGGCCTGCACGAGTGGCATGGCCGGCGGTTGCTTCAACCTGGGCCTGCTCCACGAAAAAGGCCGTGGCGTCCCCCAAGACGAGCACCGGGCTTCGGCGCTCTTTGAGCAGGCCTGCACCGGCGGCGTGGCCGAGGGATGCTTCAACCTCGGCATATGCTACGACAAGGGCCACGGCGTGCCACGGGACGAGCGCCGGGCCGCGGCGCTCTTTGAGCAGGCCTGCACCGGCGGCGTGGCCGAGGGGTGCGTCCACCTCGGCATGCACCACGAGAAAGGTCGTGGCGTGCCGCAGGACGTGGGGCGGGCCGCCGCGCTGTATGCGCAGGCCTGCAAGGCCGGCGTGGCCGAGGGATGCTTCAACCTCGGCCTGCGCTACGGCAAGGGCCGTGGCGTGCCGCAGGACGCGGGGCGGGCCGCCGCGCTGTATGCGCAGGCCTGCAAGGGCGGCGTGGCGGCGGGCTGCTACGCCCTCGGCCTGCTCCACGAGGAAGGCCTTGGCGTGCCTCAGGACGAGTTCCGGGCCGCGGCGCTACAGGAGCAGGCCTGCAAGGGCGGCGTGGCCGATGGGTGCCTCAATCTGGGCGTTCGCTACGCGAAAGGCATTGGAGTACCGCAGGATGAACGCCGGGCCGCGGTGATCTTCGAGCAGGCCTGCACGGGCGACGTGGCCGAGGGCTGTAACGCCCTCGGCGTCCGGTACGCGAATGGCAGTGGAGTGCCTCAGGACGCGCGCCGGGCCGCCGACCTCTTCGAGAAGGCCTGCACGGGCGGGGCTGCCGCGGGCTGTTTCAATGTCGGTTTGTTCTACAAGCAGGGACAGGGGCGCGGAGGGCCTGACTCAGCAAGCCTTGCCTCCTCCTACTTCGAAAAAGCCTGCCGCGCTGGTCTCTCCGAAGCTTGCGCCCAGCGATGA
- a CDS encoding alpha-amylase family glycosyl hydrolase, whose translation MHWRKSLLTLVTAGVLVACQGGSSGSDGGTPPPPPVDGGVDAGVEEDAGVDAGVDAGVSYTATVSVSATRADSRLACFRGNGEPECGLRLYQVMVEAFVDADSSADSNTGYGTSHHKGDLQGVINSLDAIKSTGVNALWLTPIFHSVPVSGQDDWAHRLDATGYFASDYFSVDPKFGTNAKLQELVDAAHARGLYVFLDGVFGHYKVNASDYASPQGRKLSTSGQQGGTGRSAVYPDDLDFFKEVATHWVTEYKIDGWRLDQANQVPVQYWDDLRTAVAGAAADVSYTNAAGQSVHPLGYMVAEIWSGPADIASKGYGTTASPALRSAFDFPMRYSLVQTLAVEESGTGNRGASNLQAGYQNQLAYPAHAMPNLMLTNHDLVRFGDLLQRGNLADPQDSAWWARHKAAFSVMVGYSGPITLYYGDEVGQELPGFAAKEDNATCALRGVCDDHVSRTSAIVEGIPTTVGAPATVLSPAQADLRHYVASLMALRDAHPALANGSRTHIYSDDSVYLDRKDKGTDHVLYVLNAKATPAVVTVAGTAIGSAGALVDLLGGAEVALVEGQHEIALKPFEGRFLTIASPTAEGPQTGPGGGLSGQGPLARCDAPTVDGLGPLGKELFIRGSYVGGDNFGATPANRRFAYKGDNIYQVVVNEPDVTAYTFKFASADWSKELAVSGGAPVVIASEQPMSLAAGPGKESSLAIPEAGD comes from the coding sequence ATGCATTGGCGGAAGTCCCTTCTCACGCTGGTCACGGCGGGTGTCCTGGTCGCCTGCCAGGGTGGGAGCAGTGGTAGCGATGGAGGCACCCCGCCTCCGCCGCCGGTGGACGGGGGCGTGGACGCGGGCGTGGAGGAGGATGCAGGGGTGGACGCCGGAGTGGACGCGGGCGTCTCCTACACCGCGACCGTCAGCGTCTCCGCGACACGGGCCGACAGCCGTCTGGCCTGCTTCAGGGGCAACGGCGAACCCGAGTGCGGCCTGCGCCTGTACCAGGTCATGGTCGAGGCCTTCGTCGACGCCGACAGCAGCGCGGACTCCAACACCGGTTATGGCACCAGCCACCACAAGGGAGACCTGCAGGGCGTCATCAACAGCCTCGACGCCATCAAGTCCACGGGCGTCAACGCGCTCTGGCTGACCCCCATCTTCCACAGCGTGCCCGTGAGCGGCCAGGACGACTGGGCCCATCGCCTGGATGCCACGGGCTATTTCGCGTCGGACTACTTCAGCGTCGACCCGAAGTTCGGCACCAACGCGAAGCTCCAGGAGCTGGTGGACGCCGCGCATGCCCGGGGGCTGTATGTCTTCCTGGATGGCGTGTTCGGCCACTACAAGGTCAATGCCAGTGATTACGCCTCGCCGCAGGGCCGCAAGCTCTCCACCTCGGGGCAGCAGGGCGGCACCGGGCGGTCGGCGGTCTATCCAGACGACCTCGACTTCTTCAAGGAGGTCGCGACGCACTGGGTGACGGAGTACAAGATCGACGGGTGGCGTCTGGATCAGGCCAATCAGGTTCCGGTGCAGTACTGGGATGACCTGAGGACCGCCGTCGCCGGTGCCGCGGCGGACGTGAGCTACACGAACGCGGCCGGCCAGAGCGTCCATCCGCTGGGGTACATGGTGGCGGAGATCTGGAGCGGGCCGGCGGACATCGCCAGCAAGGGCTATGGCACCACCGCGAGCCCCGCGCTGCGGTCCGCGTTCGACTTCCCGATGCGCTACAGCCTGGTGCAGACCCTGGCGGTCGAGGAGTCCGGCACGGGAAACCGCGGCGCGAGCAACCTCCAGGCCGGGTATCAGAACCAACTGGCGTATCCGGCCCACGCCATGCCGAACCTGATGCTGACCAACCACGACCTGGTCCGCTTCGGCGATCTGCTCCAGCGAGGAAACCTGGCGGATCCCCAGGACAGCGCCTGGTGGGCGCGGCACAAGGCGGCCTTCAGCGTCATGGTCGGGTACAGCGGCCCCATCACCCTCTACTACGGGGATGAGGTGGGGCAGGAGCTGCCGGGCTTCGCGGCGAAGGAGGACAACGCGACCTGCGCCCTCCGGGGCGTCTGCGACGACCATGTCTCCCGGACCTCCGCCATCGTGGAGGGCATCCCGACCACGGTCGGGGCGCCCGCCACGGTGCTCTCGCCCGCGCAGGCGGACCTGAGGCACTACGTCGCGTCCCTGATGGCGCTGCGCGACGCGCATCCGGCGCTGGCGAATGGCAGCCGGACGCACATCTACTCGGACGACAGCGTCTACCTCGACCGCAAGGACAAGGGCACCGACCACGTCCTGTATGTGTTGAACGCGAAGGCGACGCCCGCGGTCGTCACCGTGGCCGGGACGGCCATTGGCAGCGCGGGGGCGCTCGTCGACCTGCTGGGAGGCGCGGAGGTGGCCCTCGTGGAAGGGCAGCATGAGATTGCGCTGAAGCCGTTCGAGGGCCGGTTCCTCACCATCGCCTCGCCGACAGCCGAGGGCCCGCAGACAGGCCCTGGCGGCGGACTCTCCGGTCAGGGCCCCCTGGCCCGTTGCGACGCTCCGACGGTCGACGGGCTCGGCCCGCTCGGGAAGGAGCTCTTCATCCGGGGCAGCTACGTCGGAGGAGACAACTTCGGTGCGACGCCCGCCAACCGCCGCTTCGCCTACAAGGGCGACAACATCTACCAGGTGGTGGTCAACGAGCCGGACGTCACCGCGTACACCTTCAAGTTCGCCAGCGCGGACTGGTCGAAGGAACTCGCGGTGTCGGGCGGGGCTCCGGTGGTGATTGCCTCGGAGCAGCCCATGTCGCTCGCCGCGGGGCCCGGCAAGGAGTCCTCGCTCGCCATCCCGGAGGCCGGCGACTAA
- a CDS encoding methyltransferase has protein sequence MDFRARLQALADQLGPWAPLWSRSILQGWPGSGAAYPEDWRAYARSIDEAGERRLDQGELVGAPPPSLSALLNSLQALTALPWHEGLHALTVTETQGLTAKKTHELERVLALLEPRTRAIRRAVDIGGGMGHLARLCARTFGWTFHSIDRDAALQDKGRRWLARTSRADGDTLSFIQASVEDGPQPRIDPLFSGLDRASIGLHTCGPLALTQLRKSQGAGFVLNIGCCYDKLEAPRDYPVSHFGGAHPLPFTPHALALTTRGRHHKTEAEFARMKRVYAWRFAFDLLSRQRFPELGFVRAGDAPRALYDGPFAVYARDRLVRLGLEPGMTDAELDAFEVSVRAETRELLLCHLLRDRFARALEVVLLLDRALLLEELGFQVELLQLFDPRLSPRNLALIASRGA, from the coding sequence ATGGACTTCCGGGCGCGGCTCCAGGCGCTAGCGGATCAGCTGGGGCCCTGGGCCCCGCTCTGGTCCCGCTCCATCCTCCAGGGCTGGCCGGGGTCTGGCGCCGCCTATCCCGAGGACTGGCGTGCCTACGCTCGTTCAATCGATGAAGCGGGCGAGCGGCGGCTGGACCAGGGCGAGCTCGTGGGCGCCCCGCCTCCGTCGCTGTCCGCGCTCCTGAACTCGCTCCAGGCGCTGACGGCGCTGCCCTGGCACGAGGGCCTTCACGCGCTGACGGTCACGGAGACGCAGGGCCTCACCGCCAAGAAGACCCACGAACTGGAGCGGGTGCTCGCGCTGCTCGAGCCCAGGACGCGCGCCATCCGGCGGGCGGTGGACATCGGCGGCGGCATGGGACACCTCGCCCGCCTCTGCGCGCGGACGTTCGGGTGGACGTTCCACAGCATCGACCGGGACGCCGCGCTGCAGGACAAGGGCCGGCGGTGGCTGGCGCGGACCTCCCGCGCGGACGGGGACACCCTGAGCTTCATCCAGGCCTCCGTCGAGGACGGCCCCCAGCCCCGGATTGATCCGCTCTTCTCCGGCCTGGACCGGGCCTCCATTGGCCTGCACACCTGCGGGCCGCTCGCCCTCACGCAGCTTCGAAAGAGCCAGGGGGCGGGCTTCGTCCTGAACATCGGCTGCTGCTACGACAAACTGGAGGCCCCGAGGGACTACCCCGTCTCCCACTTCGGGGGCGCGCATCCGCTGCCCTTCACCCCGCATGCGCTGGCGCTGACGACGCGCGGACGGCATCACAAGACGGAAGCGGAGTTCGCGCGGATGAAGCGGGTCTACGCGTGGCGCTTCGCGTTCGACCTCCTGTCGAGGCAGCGCTTTCCCGAACTTGGCTTCGTGAGGGCAGGGGACGCGCCCCGGGCGCTCTATGACGGGCCCTTCGCCGTCTACGCGCGCGACCGCCTGGTGCGCCTGGGGCTTGAACCCGGCATGACGGACGCCGAGCTGGACGCCTTCGAGGTGTCCGTACGCGCCGAGACGCGGGAGCTCCTGCTCTGCCATCTGCTGAGGGACCGCTTCGCGAGGGCGTTGGAGGTCGTGCTCCTGCTCGATCGCGCGCTCCTCTTGGAGGAGCTGGGCTTCCAGGTCGAGCTGCTCCAGCTCTTCGATCCGCGCCTGTCTCCGCGCAACCTCGCGCTCATCGCTTCGCGGGGCGCTTGA
- a CDS encoding peptidylprolyl isomerase, which produces MTPPQAPPGRGVERLLKMSPVVSSVSAESLKVPSVQAPSLEGIAVNVPTPDDLTEEDLLRAFHEKRRAMATTRERQKGEALEPGDDVQLNIVGYCDGRFIPFSARFGMTTELAPIEALPGFCEALAEGGKVGESMQIALELPADYPVEGLQGKPARFLVDILGAHQVTMLPDNSPEFLQKLGMGATLEEVFNNIREELEDEVAGQLWAKAQDMVLDEVARRAPVELPRVLVEEEIRRRWVQAEGQAMVAYQFDVDEQQEALQGWLTDPTTRADTERRLHIGIALKAVTEAEKLQLTPEKLEQLIRDYVEPFGLTAEDAHAALRESPETTRRLAELGWYLLAVEHVMNKAKVTFEGAEQA; this is translated from the coding sequence GTGACCCCCCCTCAAGCGCCTCCAGGCCGCGGCGTCGAGCGGCTGCTGAAGATGAGCCCGGTGGTGAGCAGCGTCTCCGCCGAGTCCCTCAAGGTTCCCAGCGTGCAGGCGCCCTCCCTGGAGGGCATCGCCGTGAACGTGCCCACCCCGGACGACCTCACGGAAGAGGACCTGCTGCGCGCCTTCCACGAGAAGCGCCGCGCCATGGCCACCACGCGTGAGCGCCAGAAGGGCGAGGCGCTGGAGCCGGGCGACGACGTCCAGCTCAACATCGTGGGCTACTGCGACGGCAGGTTCATCCCCTTCTCCGCGCGCTTCGGCATGACGACGGAGCTGGCGCCCATCGAGGCGCTGCCCGGGTTCTGCGAGGCCCTGGCCGAAGGCGGCAAGGTGGGCGAGTCCATGCAGATCGCCCTGGAGCTTCCGGCGGACTACCCGGTCGAAGGCCTCCAGGGGAAGCCCGCGCGCTTCCTCGTGGACATCCTCGGCGCCCACCAGGTGACGATGCTCCCGGACAACTCCCCGGAGTTCCTCCAGAAGCTGGGGATGGGCGCCACGCTGGAAGAGGTGTTCAACAACATCCGCGAGGAGCTGGAGGACGAGGTCGCGGGGCAGCTCTGGGCCAAGGCCCAGGACATGGTCCTGGACGAAGTCGCCCGGCGTGCGCCGGTGGAGCTCCCCCGGGTGCTGGTGGAGGAGGAGATCCGCCGCCGCTGGGTCCAGGCCGAGGGCCAGGCCATGGTCGCCTACCAGTTCGACGTGGACGAGCAGCAGGAAGCGCTCCAGGGCTGGCTCACGGACCCCACCACGCGCGCGGACACCGAGCGCCGGCTGCACATCGGCATCGCGCTCAAGGCCGTCACGGAGGCGGAGAAGCTGCAGCTCACGCCGGAGAAGCTGGAGCAGCTCATCCGCGACTACGTGGAGCCCTTCGGGCTGACCGCGGAGGACGCCCACGCCGCCCTGCGCGAGTCGCCCGAGACGACGCGCCGCCTGGCCGAGCTGGGCTGGTACCTGCTCGCCGTGGAGCACGTCATGAACAAGGCGAAGGTCACCTTCGAGGGCGCGGAGCAGGCCTGA